The segment ACACCACGTTGCCGCCCCTTGGCCGGAACGACCAGAACGGCTCGTTGCCAAGGCAATGCAGCGTTGGCGGCAGGGCTCCGGGGGGCCAGACATCGACCTGGTAGGCAAGATAGCGCAAGGCCGCCCAGCCACTGCGCTCGCCCGTGTTGATCCGCGCCCAGCGCCCGCTTGCGTCATACCCCACGACCTCGATATCGCGGGCGCGGGGCGAAAGCGTGCCGATGACCGGAGCGCCGGCGTCGGGGGCCGCACGGATGTTCAGCACATCGTTTGCCGCGACTCCCGCCACGTCGAACAAGGTGGGCAGGATGTATTCCTGCGTTGCCGCCGCAGGTGAGGCCACGACAAGGACAAGGCCGAGCGCCAGCCCCTTCGCGGCCGCGAGCCATGGAAAGAAGCTGACAGTCGCCGGATCATTTCTCATGGCTTCACCTCGCTTGCCGCTTCCGTGCTGACGTGGTCGCGGCGCGCGTGGCGGCGGCACGTCTGCACCGTGTCAGCATACCGCGAAACAGCATTCCCGCGCGAACTTTCCGGGTGATGCGTGCGCGGCCCCCCCCGAACGCCCGTCGCGGGGCGAACGACCGCGCGACAGGCACCAAGGGGAACACCGAGGGGTCTGCGCCAGCGTCCTGTGCAGCCCGAATGCGGAAAGGATCGAGGTCCGCCATGACGGGTGCCCGATCTCCGGCAATGCCCGCGAAAAATCCCATTGCCCGAACCCGCCGAAGGCCCCACCCTCGGGCCATGCTGCGCGCCCTTGTCCTGTGCCTGTGCCTGACCACGCCCGCCCCGGCCTGCGAGGTGGCGCTGGTGCTGGCGATCGACGTGTCGGGGTCGATCGACGCGGGCGAATATGCGCTGCAGACCGAAGGGCTGGCGCTGGCGCTGACCGACCCGCAGGTGGCCGACGCGCTGCTGAAGGCCGAAGCGGCGCTGGCGGTGGTGCACTGGTCGGGCGTGGGGCGGCAGGCGCTGGTGCAGCCCTGGCGCCGGATGCTTGGCCCCGCCGAGATCACCCGCCTTGCCGCCGCCGCGGCGATCCAGCCGCGCGCCTTCACAGCCTCCGACACC is part of the Paracoccaceae bacterium Fryx2 genome and harbors:
- a CDS encoding SH3 domain-containing protein, with the protein product MRNDPATVSFFPWLAAAKGLALGLVLVVASPAAATQEYILPTLFDVAGVAANDVLNIRAAPDAGAPVIGTLSPRARDIEVVGYDASGRWARINTGERSGWAALRYLAYQVDVWPPGALPPTLHCLGNEPFWSFRPRGGNVVFSTPDAPESVMRIEQVLATGVFRDPRRSVSAQGDSRRMTAVMVPAACSDGMSDRSYGLDVTVILEGGGEPRMLTGCCSIAPR
- a CDS encoding DUF1194 domain-containing protein, which gives rise to MLRALVLCLCLTTPAPACEVALVLAIDVSGSIDAGEYALQTEGLALALTDPQVADALLKAEAALAVVHWSGVGRQALVQPWRRMLGPAEITRLAAAAAIQPRAFTASDTAVGEAIGFAAAQFAAVPDCTRRVIDISGDGPENAGFTVGRARQQAQAQGIEINAIAIEDMGQSSPITAFYARWAITRNGFVVTARGLQDYRRALRAKLLRELEKPLG